Proteins encoded together in one Spodoptera frugiperda isolate SF20-4 chromosome 15, AGI-APGP_CSIRO_Sfru_2.0, whole genome shotgun sequence window:
- the LOC118279008 gene encoding solute carrier family 12 member 8 isoform X2 gives MDQNNRQRRNDLDIDSFRSDEPGFDRARMRRQSGGFVDLGNESQYGSGGHQASGANEIFADIQGDVPWWKSNFFISQPVLFGTWDGVFTSCLINIFGVIVFLRSGWIVGQAGLVNAIFIVLFTVFVALISVLSAVGICERCRIESGGVYFLLAHTLGSRMGGALGMIYCFGQAVGCALNVFGFGESMAGFVVADPLSDTHKWASRGFAIAAVLLLGTINVAGVKWVVKLQFALLMIIMLAALDFFVGSFITDPTDDKQFKGWLSGVAANNTWPDYQDGYTWFKCFGVFFPTITGILAGINMSGDLKNPSVNIPNGSLAAIGTGTFLYLMFIITLAATVTRDGLLHNLSITADISAVTVLLLGGLYVSSMSSCLGAMYGTPRVLQSIANEKVIPGLAFLGHGRGPNKVPIYSMVVVAVVTVTFIIIGDINQLAPIVTMPFLITYACIDYSYFALAQTFDLQHRREMRYQGHSQRDTQVYGATGSDLDLLFPERIRHKNVGDFTPSPTDSAIMNGRMSNGDVRRPSISVHSKNKNWYSHLCNRWLSLVGVAIKLLLMFLVHWGYALGCLTILWLFWLYIGTANPALKPGRASEFRFFHWLKISFLQLIGKRPLEYEQLVVTPVHADISVEQERLNDDNEDFASRRRYHQSTALQSHLVSVDS, from the exons ATGGATCAAAATAATCGCCAAAGGAGAAATGATTTAGATATAGACAGTTTTCGAAGCGATGAGCCCGGCTTTGATAGAGCTCGGATGCGAAGACAATCAGGTGGTTTCGTGGATTTAGGTAATGAATCACAATATGGTTCAGGCGGACATCAAGCTTCAGGAGCTAATGAAATATTCGCAGACATACAG GGTGATGTACCATGGTGGAAATCCAACTTCTTTATATCACAACCTGTCCTCTTTGGTACTTGGGATGGAGTATTTACATCAtgccttataaatatttttggagTAATTGTATTTCTAAGATCTGGTTGGATTGTTGGACAGGCAGGCTTAGttaatgcaatttttatagTACTTTTTACAG tTTTTGTAGCTCTGATCTCAGTGTTATCAGCAGTTGGTATATGTGAAAGATGCAGGATAGAGAGTGGTGGAGTGTATTTCTTGCTTGCACACACATTAGGGTCCAGGATGGGAGGTGCTCTCGGCATGATATACTGTTTTGGTCAG GCTGTGGGCTGTGCCTTAAATGTATTTGGTTTTGGTGAATCAATGGCTGGCTTCGTAGTTGCTGATCCACTTAGTGACACACACAAGTGGGCATCCCGAGGATTTGCCATAGCTGCAGTACTACTGCTGGGCACTATTAATGTAGCCGGAGTGAAGTGGGTGGTGAAGCTACAATTTGCACTGCTCATGATTATCATGCTTGCAGCTCTTGACTTCTTTGTGGGGTCTTTCATCACAGATCCAACTGATGATAAAC AATTTAAGGGGTGGCTCAGTGGAGTTGCAGCAAATAATACATGGCCCGATTACCAAGATGGGTACACCTGGTTCAAATGCTTTGGAGTATTCTTCCCAACCATCACTGGTATATTAGCTGGAATTAACATGAGTGGAGATTTGAAAAATCCCTCTGTGAACATACCCAATGGATCATTAGCTGCTATCGGTACTgg AACATTTTTATACCTGATGTTTATAATAACATTGGCGGCTACTGTGACGAGGGACGGTTTGCTACACAACCTGTCAATCACAGCTGACATCTCGGCAGTGACTGTTCTATTGCTCGGTGGTCTGTATGTCAGTTCCATGAGCTCTTGTCTAGGTGCCATGTATGGAACTCCTCGAGTTCTACAAAGTATTGCAAATGAGAAAGTTATACCTGGACTTGCATTTCTTGGTCATGGG AGAGGTCCCAACAAGGTACCGATCTACTCGATGGTGGTAGTAGCGGTGGTCACCGTCACATTCATCATCATTGGTGACATCAATCAACTCGCACCCATTGTCACTATGCCCTTCCTCATCACTTATGCTTGCATTGACTATTCTTACTTTGCTCTCGCCCAAACTTTTGATTTGCAACATAGACGAGAAATGAG ATACCAAGGTCATTCACAACGTGATACGCAAGTTTACGGCGCTACTGGCAGTGATCTAGACTTGTTATTCCCAGAGAGAATTAGACATAAAAATGTTGGG GACTTTACTCCGTCTCCAACGGACTCTGCGATAATGAACGGCCGCATGTCTAACGGGGATGTCCGACGACCAAGTATTAGTGTACATTCTAAGAACAAGAACTGGTACTCGCATCTTTGCAACAGATGGCTGTCCCTTGTTGGG GTGGCCATAAAGTTATTGTTGATGTTTCTCGTCCACTGGGGGTATGCTCTCGGCTGCCTGACCATCCTGTGGCTGTTCTGGCTTTACATCGGTACCGCCAACCCCGCACTCAAGCCTGGACGCGCTTCAGAGTTCCGGTTCTTCCATTGGCTTAAGATTTCTTTCCTACAGTTGATtgg GAAACGCCCCCTAGAATACGAACAGTTGGTTGTGACACCCGTGCATGCAGACATATCCGTAGAACAAGAGAGATTGAATGATGACAACGAAGACTTCGCATCAAGGCGCCGGTACCACCAGTCTACTGCGCTACAAAGTCACCTGGTCAGCGTCGATAGCTAA
- the LOC118279008 gene encoding solute carrier family 12 member 8 isoform X1, producing the protein MDQNNRQRRNDLDIDSFRSDEPGFDRARMRRQSGGFVDLGNESQYGSGGHQASGANEIFADIQGDVPWWKSNFFISQPVLFGTWDGVFTSCLINIFGVIVFLRSGWIVGQAGLVNAIFIVLFTVFVALISVLSAVGICERCRIESGGVYFLLAHTLGSRMGGALGMIYCFGQAVGCALNVFGFGESMAGFVVADPLSDTHKWASRGFAIAAVLLLGTINVAGVKWVVKLQFALLMIIMLAALDFFVGSFITDPTDDKLHSEFKGWLSGVAANNTWPDYQDGYTWFKCFGVFFPTITGILAGINMSGDLKNPSVNIPNGSLAAIGTGTFLYLMFIITLAATVTRDGLLHNLSITADISAVTVLLLGGLYVSSMSSCLGAMYGTPRVLQSIANEKVIPGLAFLGHGRGPNKVPIYSMVVVAVVTVTFIIIGDINQLAPIVTMPFLITYACIDYSYFALAQTFDLQHRREMRYQGHSQRDTQVYGATGSDLDLLFPERIRHKNVGDFTPSPTDSAIMNGRMSNGDVRRPSISVHSKNKNWYSHLCNRWLSLVGVAIKLLLMFLVHWGYALGCLTILWLFWLYIGTANPALKPGRASEFRFFHWLKISFLQLIGKRPLEYEQLVVTPVHADISVEQERLNDDNEDFASRRRYHQSTALQSHLVSVDS; encoded by the exons ATGGATCAAAATAATCGCCAAAGGAGAAATGATTTAGATATAGACAGTTTTCGAAGCGATGAGCCCGGCTTTGATAGAGCTCGGATGCGAAGACAATCAGGTGGTTTCGTGGATTTAGGTAATGAATCACAATATGGTTCAGGCGGACATCAAGCTTCAGGAGCTAATGAAATATTCGCAGACATACAG GGTGATGTACCATGGTGGAAATCCAACTTCTTTATATCACAACCTGTCCTCTTTGGTACTTGGGATGGAGTATTTACATCAtgccttataaatatttttggagTAATTGTATTTCTAAGATCTGGTTGGATTGTTGGACAGGCAGGCTTAGttaatgcaatttttatagTACTTTTTACAG tTTTTGTAGCTCTGATCTCAGTGTTATCAGCAGTTGGTATATGTGAAAGATGCAGGATAGAGAGTGGTGGAGTGTATTTCTTGCTTGCACACACATTAGGGTCCAGGATGGGAGGTGCTCTCGGCATGATATACTGTTTTGGTCAG GCTGTGGGCTGTGCCTTAAATGTATTTGGTTTTGGTGAATCAATGGCTGGCTTCGTAGTTGCTGATCCACTTAGTGACACACACAAGTGGGCATCCCGAGGATTTGCCATAGCTGCAGTACTACTGCTGGGCACTATTAATGTAGCCGGAGTGAAGTGGGTGGTGAAGCTACAATTTGCACTGCTCATGATTATCATGCTTGCAGCTCTTGACTTCTTTGTGGGGTCTTTCATCACAGATCCAACTGATGATAAAC ttCATTCAGAATTTAAGGGGTGGCTCAGTGGAGTTGCAGCAAATAATACATGGCCCGATTACCAAGATGGGTACACCTGGTTCAAATGCTTTGGAGTATTCTTCCCAACCATCACTGGTATATTAGCTGGAATTAACATGAGTGGAGATTTGAAAAATCCCTCTGTGAACATACCCAATGGATCATTAGCTGCTATCGGTACTgg AACATTTTTATACCTGATGTTTATAATAACATTGGCGGCTACTGTGACGAGGGACGGTTTGCTACACAACCTGTCAATCACAGCTGACATCTCGGCAGTGACTGTTCTATTGCTCGGTGGTCTGTATGTCAGTTCCATGAGCTCTTGTCTAGGTGCCATGTATGGAACTCCTCGAGTTCTACAAAGTATTGCAAATGAGAAAGTTATACCTGGACTTGCATTTCTTGGTCATGGG AGAGGTCCCAACAAGGTACCGATCTACTCGATGGTGGTAGTAGCGGTGGTCACCGTCACATTCATCATCATTGGTGACATCAATCAACTCGCACCCATTGTCACTATGCCCTTCCTCATCACTTATGCTTGCATTGACTATTCTTACTTTGCTCTCGCCCAAACTTTTGATTTGCAACATAGACGAGAAATGAG ATACCAAGGTCATTCACAACGTGATACGCAAGTTTACGGCGCTACTGGCAGTGATCTAGACTTGTTATTCCCAGAGAGAATTAGACATAAAAATGTTGGG GACTTTACTCCGTCTCCAACGGACTCTGCGATAATGAACGGCCGCATGTCTAACGGGGATGTCCGACGACCAAGTATTAGTGTACATTCTAAGAACAAGAACTGGTACTCGCATCTTTGCAACAGATGGCTGTCCCTTGTTGGG GTGGCCATAAAGTTATTGTTGATGTTTCTCGTCCACTGGGGGTATGCTCTCGGCTGCCTGACCATCCTGTGGCTGTTCTGGCTTTACATCGGTACCGCCAACCCCGCACTCAAGCCTGGACGCGCTTCAGAGTTCCGGTTCTTCCATTGGCTTAAGATTTCTTTCCTACAGTTGATtgg GAAACGCCCCCTAGAATACGAACAGTTGGTTGTGACACCCGTGCATGCAGACATATCCGTAGAACAAGAGAGATTGAATGATGACAACGAAGACTTCGCATCAAGGCGCCGGTACCACCAGTCTACTGCGCTACAAAGTCACCTGGTCAGCGTCGATAGCTAA